GTTCGTGAAACTGCGAAGCACGCGCTTGAGCGTTGTCTCCCAACGGGGATCAACCTGTGGTGCCCGCTTTCGGGTCAGCCTCGAATCTGCAAGACCGGCGACGCCCGACTGGCTGTAACTCTGTATCCACCGGCGCAGGGTCTTTGTCGAGACGGATAGCTCGGCCGCTTTGTGTTGGATAGCGCGGCCTCGATCGCCCTTGCGGGGGCATGGGTCGTCGAGAACTGATCGCACGGCGTCGGCACGGCGTTCAAGTTCGGCGAACGCAGTTGAATCGAGCATCCCCAGGACGACGGGCACCAGTTCGCGGTCCTGCGGGCTCGGCGAAGGCTCCACTATTGGCTGGGCATACCTCGCCAATGTGGCAATTGTGGCGGTGCGGATTGACTGCCCCGACGACAAGGTGACGCTACCGCGACCGAACTCGGTAATGGTCCAGACGTCACCGTCGAACCACAGTTGGCTACCGAGCGCCAATTCAACCGCGGCGGTCACGATCGAACTCCAATTTCAACAACCGAATTGGAACTCAGCGGCCGTGTCAGATCCGCCCGGAGTTCATGGTGCCAAAGCAGCCACAGCACCGCTCTACGGGCCGCCCAGCGAGGCTGTTTCGTCGCGGATTCCAATTGGCCGAACGTCAGCCCAGGACGAATGGCAGATCGGACTGCGGCGACGGTCGTCTCGTCGACGAATTCGCTTCGCCTGCCTGCTGCAATCTGGCGGATGTTGGCGAGCACAATTGGATCTGCGCCAGTCCACACCTCGTACCTCCAGCACTGCGATGCGCAGACCCGCGAGGTCCATTCAAAGACAGCCGCAACCTTGGGATGCGTCACCAAGTCCGCGGGCTTGACGTCCACCACCACGAAGCTGCCGTCGCTGCGGCTCAGCAGAAGATCCGGGACGTGACGGCGGGCCGCGCCGTCGTCATCGCCCACAAGCCACAGAGGCTGAGTCGCGATGCCGACGACTTCCGGATCAAAATCGGCCATCAGCAACCGGTCACGTTCCAGAAGGCTCTCGTACTTCAGGTGGGTCCTTGTGGTCACCGACCAGAACAAGCCTGGATAGTGCTTCTGACCCGCGAATGACCGGATTGGGCGGACAGGCAGCCCTTGAACAACCGACGACAGCCGGACATTCCCGACAGTCG
This portion of the Mycolicibacterium tusciae JS617 genome encodes:
- a CDS encoding TnsA-like heteromeric transposase endonuclease subunit — encoded protein: MSSDGDERSTTVGNVRLSSVVQGLPVRPIRSFAGQKHYPGLFWSVTTRTHLKYESLLERDRLLMADFDPEVVGIATQPLWLVGDDDGAARRHVPDLLLSRSDGSFVVVDVKPADLVTHPKVAAVFEWTSRVCASQCWRYEVWTGADPIVLANIRQIAAGRRSEFVDETTVAAVRSAIRPGLTFGQLESATKQPRWAARRAVLWLLWHHELRADLTRPLSSNSVVEIGVRS